Part of the Candidatus Trichorickettsia mobilis genome, TGAACAACTGCAGCAATTTTTTCTTCGTTATTGCCTATATTTAAATTTTGTAGGCACTTCTCAAATATTATATAATCACTAAGGAAAGGAGTTTTTTGAGGTATAGCGTCTATTATTCTTAATAAACTGCTATTTACTTGATTTGTTTTAATTAGTTTTTCTAAAATATTTAATTTTTTTGAATCAAACTCATATCCAGATTCTTTTATATTATTTTTACTTAAGCTATACTCTATAATATTTATTAAATTATCTTGTATATAATCATTAGAAGCAAGTAGCTTAAATATTTCATCAAAAGCTTTTTTATCAAGAATTTGATCTTTTGATGTATTCTTTAATATAATACTTAAATCATCCGCTAGATCTTTCTTAGATATGTTTTTAAGTATATCTACGCAATTCTCTATTCCTTCTTCGCTTAATTTGTAGCCCCTCTGAGTTAAGACTTTGAGGCCTTGAATTGCATAATTATAAACAATTTCAGATTGATTTTTTATTAGACAAGTTTCAAATGCCGTTATAGTGTTCTCCGGTACATACTCGGTATCTTGTATTACCTTAAATAGACTGGATACTAGGTCTGTAGAGTCTATACCTTCTTTTGACTTGAAAACGTTTATTTTAGATAATAAAGACTCTTTCTTATATAATTCATTGTTTCGTACAATTTCTCCTGCAATGACATTAGATAAATTTTTAGGTAATTCTTGTCCATTTGAAACGATAGAACTAATTAAAAGTGAACATGCTAGCTTTAATTCTTTTTCTGCCGTTAATAGTAATTGCTCTAATGTTCTGAGACAATTTTGGGTTAAATATTTGCCTGATTTAGCTTGATCTTGTAAGAATTTTAAAGATTCTATTTTTCTTTTAGATTTTTCATTACTAATTAATATTCTCGCTTCTTCTTCTATTCTTACTAAGTATTTTATATCATTTTTTAAAACAAATTTATTATGCTGATCCTCTAATATTTCTAAGGTCTTAGATCTAGTTAAATCATTGTCTGTAGATATTAAAGTATTGCTAAGAGAAGCTAGAGCCGGATCAGGAAATTTTTGTCTTTGAGAAACTTGCTTTAGAATGGTTAGAACAGGTAACGTATCTGTTTCAAGTACATACACTAAAGAATCAATTAAATTATTAGGTAATAGACAATTAGAACCGCTATTTTTTAAATAATGTTCTGTAATTTCTAGCCCTAAGCTTCTAAATTCAGGATACTGATTCTCTAAAACTAATGATAGATCTTTTGTTACTTCAGAAGAAAGTACTTTTCCATTTCTTAATAATTGTACTAAACATTCCAAAGACTGTTTTTGTAATTTAAAACTATAATTTGAGTTGACGCCTATGTTTAAAAGAGATTTGGCAGTTTTGATCTTTAAATCTATTTTATTATTTGTGCCTAAAATAGCGTACAACGCATCAACGCTTGATTCAATACTCTGATTACAAACTAAGTTATCTTCTATAATATGAATTACAGAATTTGATATTTTAACCCCGTTTCTTACAACATATCCTAATGAAAAAATAATATTATCTCTTACATTTATATTAGAATGTTTTAGTCCCTCTTCTAGTAGATCAATAATTGACGAATCGATTTGAATTTGTTTATCGTTTAATAAACTATGCTTAACTGCTTTCGAACTATACTCACATATCTCACCCAATTCTTGCTTGTTACTAATTTCTAATAAGTTATTAATAATGAACACTGGTAGTTTTTGTCCGTTTTCTGCTGCGTATGATAAGGCTAAACATCCATTTTTTTGATGTAGTATATCGTCTGATAGTAATGCTTGCTTAAGAAAGATATTGTCTTGTAGAGACAAATTCTTTTTTTGTTTTTGTACTGCTAGAGCTAATGCAAGTACTTTATTATTAAAATAACTTGTATCGGTTGAATTCAATTCAATTGCTTTTTCATAGAAAGGTATCGACTCTTGATATTTTTGTAATTTATATAAAGCATTTCCTTTATTACTGTAATAGGCAGCCTCTCCAGGTTTTATAGAGATAGCTTCATCGTATTTTTTTATTGCTTCATCGTATTTTTCCTCATTGTATAGGTTGTTACCAATCTGATTTAATGCGTAGGTTTTTTTATCTTTAGCGTAGCTATGATTTGAGTCTATTTCTAAAGCTCTATTAGCAGAATCAATAGCTTTATTGTATTGTTTTAAGCTGTTGTAAGCCCCGGCTTTGTTTGAATTATACGCTGCTTCATTTTTAACAGAGATTGCAGCATCATAATACTTAATAGCATCATCGTATTTACTCTGATTATCTAGCTCAATAGCTATTGCATTCAAAGCCGTGGCTTTTCTGTCTTTAGCAGAGCTATAATTGGAATCTATACTTAGAGCTTTATCAGCTGATTCTATAGCCTCTTTATAACGTTTTAGTTGACTAAACGCGAATGCTTTATTGCAAAAATAAAGCTTATCAGATTTAATGGTGATAGCTTTATCATAATATTCGATTGCTTTTAAATATTCTTTGTTATTATAGTATTTATCTCCTAACGCATTTAAAGCAGAAGCTTTACCGTCTTTATAAGATTGATTAGATTTTTTAGAATAAGCTTTATCAAAATATTCTATAGCTTCGTCATATCTCTCAAGATTCTTTAATGCATGAGCTTTATTACTTAAGTATAGTGCTTCACTGTATGATTTATTAGTTGTATTATAAGCTTTATCATAATATTCGATTGCTTTTAAGTATTCTTTGCTATTATAGTATTTATCTCCTAGCGCATTTAAAGCAGAAGACTTTTGATTTTTATAAAAATCTTTATCTCTATCGGCAGGGCATATATCATAAGCAGCATCATATTTTTTAATTGCTTCATCATATTGACCGGCTTCATGCAATTTATTGCCTTCTATATTTAATGCTTTTGCTTTACTATGATCTCTATTATTTTTGAACACTTGTTCACTTTTATAACCGCTAGTACATATAGTGTATGCTTCATTAAATCTGTTTATTGCTTCAGTATACTTAGCTTGGCTATCTAGTTTTATTCCTATTTGATTTAAAGCATCTGATTTATTATTTTTAAAGATATTTTCATTATTATCTTCTGAGATAGCCTTAGAAAAATATTCTAATGCTTTTTCATAATTGCCTTTATTATATTCTTCTACGCCTTGGTTGTTAAAATCAGTACCTTTTCCTCCTCCTTTAAGGCGTTGATAAATATAAAATTTTACATCACCATCGCTATAAGTTGCTAATTTTATATAAGCATCTTTAAGAAAAGCATTAAATAGCTCTGGTGTACTAATTTTTTTTAGATTATCAGGTAAATTTTTGTATTTGATTTCAATTTTTTGATTTTGTTTAATTAAAAAAGCTTTGATATTTTCAGAGAATATAATTTTTACTTTTGTATCGATTCCAACAGGAATAACTTTTACTAAATCATTATTTATATTTTTTAATTTCTTAGGATCAATATCTATTAAATCTGATTCTTTAGTTTGGTAATATTTTACAAGACTTAAACTATCTCTGCTTTGAGCTTCTTTGATCTTGCTATTTGCAGAATTTATTATATTTTGGGCTAATTTATTAATTGATTGTTTGTTATCTAGAGTTAGAGTCTTAATTATATCTAATGATGATTTAGGTAATGTTTGATACTGCAAGAGTTCTGATAGTATATTTAAGATTTCTATTTGGAGTTCATTACTTAGATTACCCTCAGTTAAAGCATAATTGAGCTCATTCATTTCTAAAGGAGATAATTTATTGGAATTTTTAATTTTTTCATTGAAGTATCTTAAACGTTCTTGAGTATCAGTTGTAATTCGGTAGAAATTTTTATGAGTTAAAAGACTACTTTGGCGATCAATTTTATCAATTATATTGGCTTTCATAAACTTTACTCTGAAATGTAACTTATAGTATGAATACTAACTTAGTATTGAACCAAAGGTACAGATTATGAGAAAGACTAATTTTATTGCAACAAGAATTGGTTTATATCTAATAAATTAAATTTTAGACATAACAAATAAACAACTATATTTAATTATCATTTTCAGAGCTGAGTTCAGCAGACTATGAAGGAGCAGTTCAGCAAAATAGGAACTATAAAATAGTAAGATATAAAAAGGTTGATAAAAAATTGCTTATCTGTATCTAAGCATTGCAACAAAATTTTTAAAAACTAATGTATCACAAACATAAAATTGTGGCTTCTCAAAATAACGTCCAACTTCTTAAATAGACCTCTTGCATAACCTAAAGGAAAGGTTAAGATTCTTTCCTTTAGGTTATGCAAGAGGTCTATTTAAGAAATATAAAATTATTTCTAAATAACTAGATATGGGATTTACATATTATTAAATTAAGGTAACCCACAAAGCTAACTCATACTATATAAGGAATTAATGTATATGCTATGAGGCGATAATTACGCCATGATTTAAGGATTATATTATAGAGTTATAAGAAATATTATCATAATAATTATATTTCTAAATCTTTTTGTAATCTGAGTAGAGCGTTTACCTTCTAATAAATGCTGCTTAATCTTATCTTGACTAATAACAGGCGATCGTACTTTATAAATAGCTTTATTTTTTGCGTTGTGAATCCAAATTTTGTTCTATGGTAGAGGTGCGAGCGTAGCCGATTTTAGTCATAAAATGTATATTTTGGATATGCTGTCGATGATTTTAGTATATTAACTAAAATTAGACCTAAAACGAACAATTATTTTGTTTAAAACTGTTCATTAAGTGATGTATTTTTTGGATGTACTTAAAACATAAATTTTAATCGTGCTTTATAGCATTGGCATGCATCTCTTCTAAAGCATCAGTTAGATATTGAGCTCTATAAGTCGTATTATTACAAATTTTATCAAGACCCATTGAAAACATGAGACTATTATTATGGTCAGAATCAGTAAGTCCTGATAAAATTTTAGATAGCGTTGTGTTATTTGCTCTTGCTGCGGCAATTAAATAGTCAAATTCACTTATTGATAAAAAGAACAAATTTTTAGCAGATATTTTAGGTTCAATAGGCAGTAATTCACTCATTTCATTGTAAAGGCTCTCTCCTGAACCTAAATAATATTGCTTATATGTTATCACTATACCGTACAGCGTTTTTACTTTATCTATTACTACTGGTTTTTTATCTAAGAGTTTATCTATAGTATGTATAATCTGTTGTACGGCTTTAATAATTTGTACTTTCAGTGCGGTAGTTCTTGATTCTTTATTTTGTATAATTCTTGACTTTTTATGATATTCGGTAGATTTGCACTCAATAAGAACACCAGTATTGTCTTCTATAACTAAAAAATCAACACAAGAATCCTTTTTGTTTAACAAGAGTTTTTCCCTAATATTTTGGGTATTATATATTATAAGTTCTTCTTTTTTATCAGATGTATAATATTCTAAAGCTTTATGTACATATCCTTCAAATATCTGACCAAATCCTCCCTCTGAAGTTACTTTGCTAAACTCTCCACACATATTAGGATCTACCTCTTTGCAAATATCGTACAGATTATTTTCTATAGCTGCGTATAATAGTCGTTTATGGTAATAGGCATAATAATCTTTAAATTTGAAAAATGGATAACGCTCAAATGGTGTTTGTTCGAATAGACGAAAATTAATATCTGTATGACTAAATTTACCTTCGTAATTTTTTATAAAATCTTTAGCACTGTTAATGCCTTTGCTTAGAAGCGTAAAAAAACCGTTGAAAGTATTAAATGTAAGAATTTTTTGTAAAATTTCACTCTTTTCGATATATGGTATCTCTATGTCACCATATTGCTCAATTAATAGCAGTAAGATAAGATATGTATATAAGAACTCCTTAATACTAATAGTAGAGAGTTTGCTAAATTTTTTGCTTAAAACGCCTTCTTTATCTAATTTAACAAACATGATGTATTGTCTAGCTAAATCTTCATAAGGTTGTTGATTCTGATACCGGAATTGGAGGAAGGCTGCTCTTCTTAGTGTTCTGAATAATATGCCTTCATCTCTACTTACGCTAGTCTGCTGTACTTGCTTCTCAATATACAATTCAATACCATTTCTGGATTTTCTAAACTTTCTACATAATTTGATAAAACAATCTTCATCTATTATTTTGTTACCAGATTGCCCATATCTATGAACCCATATACACAACGAATCTAGCTCGTAATGACTTGGTGATTTCCTGAGATTATTAATGTAGGCTTTACTGCCAATATCATATTGGCTGATTATACTTCCATAGTTAATAATCATTCTAATTAAAGATGAAGCATCGTATTTGCGTATATAAGCTATTAACTGATCATACTTTAGTCTATGAGGATTCTTCATTTTTGGCATAAGTACTAAGGTCATTACAAATGGTTCTATAGTAATAGTCTATTATAGATAATGTAAGGCACGGAAAATATACTAGATTTTACTGGTCTGTGTGAGGTATACTCATAATGACAATTTATTTATTAATTTATTGGGTGAATTGTTAAATTAGAAATTATACTTTCTAATGCAGTAAGTACTTTGTCTTTGGTAATATGTATTTATCCATTTTCTATACACTACCACCCAATATCCTAAATTTTTTATTATTTTGGAAAATATTCAACGTGGTTTTCTCCGGTGCGTCCAAAATAGACAACACGTTCTCCCAAGAATGAAACAATATATCCAATGCAGCCTGCTTTCATTACTTGTTCACGGAAACCATTGTATGTATAACCAGCTACTTTCATTTGCGCATCTTTAATAGCAGTTTGTATAGACTTGATATCAAAGTACTCTGCAACAAGTATTTTCTCTTTATGAGTCTTAAGCATTATACTTTCTCCACATGGGAGATAGTATGTAATGGTTGCACCACAGAAATCAACGATATAGCGATCAAAGCCTACTTGAGTAAGTTGTTTGACTATTTCTGGAAAATCCATAGAGCTATCTTCTGCACTTTGTTTACACAATTCTGCAACTTGCTTTTGTTGATCATTCATATGATTACTCTTGTCAGCTTATTAATTCTTTTTGTCTTGGTGGATTATAAAAGCAGGTAAGATTTAAATTTTTATGATTCATCATAAAAAATTATTGCAGTAATAACTTGATTCTGTTTACTGCATTAATGCTCATTCCTGTAGTCATGGAAACTAGTTGGAGGTTAATATTTTGTTCAAGCATTTTAATTACCAAATTAAATAGAGCAGTCTCTACATCACAAGAAATTTTAGAATTATTCATGATTTCAGTTTCTCAATTTCAGCTAATGGTAAATCAGTAAATTCCATAATTTCTTCTATAGTTTTTCTTTTAGCCAGCATTTTTTTAGCTATTTCTATAGCTTTTTTGATCTCTCCTTCAGCTCTACCTTCCTCTCTACCTTCAGCTTTAGCTTTTTCTCCATACTTTTTCAAGGTATTAGCTTCTATCCTAAGCCATTTAAGGTGCTCTTCATAAGCTTCTCTCTCAGCATCCGTAAAATTCATCACCTCTAGCACATTGATAGCTTTTTTAAGCTCAGGATTATCTAATATTTTAGGCAAGTTATCGGTTTTTAATAAATCATTCCTTGTTAGAAACGCTAGCCACACGTCTAGAGAATTTTTCACTTTTGTGAGTATATCAGATAATTCTTCATTAGAGTTATCAGCGAATTTCTTAAGCTCAATGGTATGAAGCTCTAAATCTTTAAAGTAGAGTAGGCCGCTATCCTTTTCGGTAATATGAAATACGTTATGATACTTGGCTGCATCAGGAATTGAAACAAAATTAAGGATATGGATACCTATAGCTTTAGAAAGCAAAGAATAGTCTTCGGCTACTCTTAACTGTTCGGTATATAATTTAGCCCAGTAATATAAAGCTCTTTTATCGTAATCTGCTTCGTCACTAATTTGAATTTCAATATTAAATCTTTTACCGTCAATACCTTTTGCTTTAATGTCTAGCACCGATAACTTATCTCGGTAAAAGTTTTGTGGATTGTATGGGTTAAGTAGAGTTAAATCGACTACTTGGTCTTCGTTGGATACGATAGAATTTATTAGAGAAATAAGCAGGTCTTTATTCTCTTCTACTCCGAAAATTTTCTTGAAGGCGACATCCACGCGCGGCGAAATTCTATTCATAATTAACTTATTTTACTGTATATAAACATGGCTCTAGTATAGCATAGGTAAGCCTTATAAGCTAGAGAATAACAATAAGTTTATGTATCAAATTAATAATTTTAAAGAAATAAAATAAGCTATGTATAAAGAGCAAGAATTAGCAAAGCAATAATAAAAAATATCGGGTCAGAGAGGGTTTGTTAACCCTCGTCTGCCCACAGAACCGTACGTACGGGTCACGTATACGGCTCTTCATGTTAAACGAACCCATTTGCTGCGATCTAACCAATGAGGGTAAGATTCATGAGAACGTATGAATTGTCTCATTTCTTGGATAAACCATCGATTGCCAAAAGCTTTACTCATTGCACGTGTTTGAGATAACGCCCATCGACGTTTATGAGTAAAAGCCACTGCTGCTGTAGGACGGGGCACGCCCCGTTGGATAAGTTTCTTGAAAAGATTTCGTCGGCTCTTTTGTTGGTCAATCAATCGAGACCGTAATCGACGTCGGATATGAGCTTCAATTGCGGCTAGTTGTGATGGGTACTGAGTCATCAGAAAATAACCTGACCAACCTCTGTACCACTTGTTAATCTCCTCGATCGTTTCTACCAACGTGCAATGAGTACCTCTAGGGGTTAGATCTTTTACTTTCTTCATGGCCTTAAGAATGGATTTGCGAGAAATAGCAATTATCCCTTCTACTAGTGTCATTCCCAGAAAGCTAACCTGCGAAGTTGGAGCAACTCTGCTCTTTTCCTCATTAACCACCAACCTTAGTTTCTTCTCAATAAACCTGCTCATGCTGTCCATCACACGTCGTCCAGATTTAATGGACTTTACGAAAATGTTGCAGTCATCAGCAAAGCGGCAAAATTCCAGGCCTCGTCTCTCTAATTCCTTATCAAGCTCATCGAGAACAACATTGCTGAGTAAGGGACTGAGTGGACTACCTTGAACTGCTCCTTCCTTTGATGGTTTAACGAACCCATCCTCCATAATCCCGCCACGCAGTATCTTTCCAATCAAACGTAAGATGCGTTTATCTGGAATTTGCCTACTAAGACGAGCTATGAGTCGATCATGATGGATTCTATCAAAAAATTTTGATAGGTCTATATCCACCACGATTCCTTTCCCTCTTTCTCTCATAATTTGCTGTGCTGTTTCTATGGCTTGACGTTGGTTCTTTCCTGGACGAAAACCATAGCTATACTCAGATAAGTGTGGGTCTAAAAGGGGTTCTATTAGGTTCTTGATCGCTGCTTGAACAACTCGATCTCGGACACAAGGAATTCCCAGCAATCTTACTCCACCTCTCTCTAATTTAGGTATTTCTACCCTCTTCACAGGTTGAGGTTGGTACGTCCAGTTCACTAGTTCTTCCTTAAGGCGTTCGAGTTCTATCTCCAGATTTGCCTCGAAGTCCCGGATACTCTGTGCGTCTATCCCAGCAGCACCCTGGTTCTTCTTCACATTGCAAAATCCTTCATAAAGCACATAGTTTGTACACAATGCTTCATAGAGATTTTCCTTCTCAGCCTTAGATTGGAGTTTGAGTTGTATTATGGGTGACTTATTGTTTATCATGTCGCTTTCCTTTCGCATCTTTCTTTCTCTAATCCTTCTCATCCCCATACCTGATGTCTACGTTTCAGGCGATGAAATGAGCCTTTAGGCGGATCTCATAAAGATGGCTTCTCATGATCTCCAATACGTCGTTAACATGTTCCACCCTTCGCCTTCACCTTGCGGCACTTTCTGAATGTTTTATCCTCTGGTATGTCACCATACCTATCTTCGGCATTCAGTTTTACGACTACTACGGCTTCATCTGTAGACCCTCTGTGCATACTGGCTACATTACTGCTCCAGTTAGAGCTTAAGGTGTCGTAGTTACACCGACTCACACAGACGGTCCTTCATCGGGTAAGGTTAACGGCTATTTCCGACTCATCTACCTTCTATACCCATGCAAGTTACGGAAAAGATTTCGGGCTTTGGTGGTATTGGGCACCTTACCCCTTGCATAAGCCTTTCAAAGGTTCGCATTCACTTAGATAGCTCGTTTGGTTCCAGCTTCCTCCAGATCCGTCATTGGCATATAATTGGCTGTTTTCTCCTGTTCGGCAACCACTATATGTTTCTTCAGGCACCCTTGCTTTCACCTATCAGTTCCCTCCTTTCTAGGCCTGAACGGGATTTACACCCGTTAGTCGTTAACCATGCCGATCGCACCAATGGACGCTACGCTTAAACCATTGACATATAGGATTGCTCCGCTTGCGCAACTCAAGAAGAAAGCCGAAGGAGGCTTTCTTGGGTTACTGAGGCAATAATATGATTAAACCTAATAATTACGAGGTAATAACGGTGATAACAAAAGATAAAAATACGACAACTAATAGTAAACTATACGATAGTAGTAAGGCAAAGTTTATTAGCTTTGAAGGAGGAGAGGGGTGCGGTAAGTCTACGCAGTGTAAAATGCTTTACGATTCCCTGCAATCGTTCGATATCAAGGTAGTACTGACAAGAGAAATCGGCGGTGTTGAAAGTAGCGAAGCTATAAGAAATATTGTGGTTAATCGAGAGTTACTGCCGATGTCGGAATTAATGCTAGTAATGGCCGCTAGATTTGAGCATGTGAACAAATTAATATTACCCAAGCTGCGAGAAGGTTACTGGGTAATCTGTGATCGATTTATAGATTCTACGGCTTGTTATCAAGGCTTTGCGCAAGGTGTAGGCGTGGAGAAAATATATCGGTTGCATCAGGATTTAATGTTGAATTTGATGCCGGATATTACCTTCTTCATCGATGTAGAGTCTACCAAAGCTTTACAACGAGCTTTGAGCCGTAATGATGTCAATAAATTCGAAGCTAAAAACCTAGAGTTTCACTGGCAGGTTTCTCAAGGTTTTCAACAATTAGCGGAGCGGTATAGCTCCCGGATCGCCAGAATAGACGCTGACGGTCTAGATCCTCAAGAAGTGCATCATAAAGTAATCCAATTACTTTCTTTATAATTACCTAAAGCTCAGGTTACTGCTCCGGTATATAACCAGATACAATTTTTAGGGGGTTGCATACTTTATCGGCTAATATTCCGGTAGTTACTAAGTTTTTGCCGTATTTTTTATTGTCCCAAATTTGAAACGCTAAAATCTAGTAGTATTCATATCCTCTAGATTTACGCCTTTTAGTAACGTAACTAAGAATTTGGTCTATTTCATCTTGGGTAGAACAAAAGAAAATTTTGTATCCGCCTTGCTTGCTGTTAACACTACCCCACGAGCATACCACGCTTGTACCGCCAAATAAATTTAATTGCAGATGAATATGGTAATATTTATTGTTTTTTAGCCAACGATATTGCATGAGATACAAAGACCGATTAATAGATACATTCAGGAAGCTATATTGAAGTACTGAATAAAAGAACCTTAGTCAGCTTGTCTTTATCGATAGCGGCATCTTTAGACTCTATCTTTTTACGGTTACCGTATATCATTATGAGTAATGAATATAAATATTTAAATTTTACTTTGCAGTTTTAAAAGTTCGTCTGTAGACATACCAGTGACGGAAGCAATAAGCTTAATGTCGAGGTTTTGTTTGAGCATATTAATCGCAGTTCTCTCAATTCCTCTAGCTTCGCCTCTAGCTTCGCCTCTAGCTTCGCCTCTTTTTTCACCAATCTTGATACCGTCTTGGATACCGATCTCGATACCTTCTTCTTTCCAGCTTTGCGCTAAACTAGTCATAATCTCTGCTCCTTTCTCTTTATTTAAAGTAGTTATTAACATTTTTTCCAATTCAATTTTATCACTTTGATCGATAGCAGTCAAAGTATAGTAAAGTATCATTTGTATATAGTCGTAGCCTATACTAACTTTAGTTATCTCAGGAAGAATATCGGCAATTTCCTGCCATCTTTTAAGTAATTGTCGCTCATGTATGTGCTTGAGAAAAAATTCTAATATCCCTGACCATATCCTTTTTTTAAATTCTTCATCTGGAATATCATGAACATTTACTAGTTGATAATCTGTCGTCCAAAACTGCTTAGCAAGCACTTTATTATTAAATAAATCCCATAAATTACGAGCAACATTGTAAGGTTTAGTCCCATTATATAATACTAAGGGGTATATTAAAGGTAAATGCTTGTTTTTTGGATTTTCTATTAAATAACGATCACAAATATTAATCATATATTTAAACAGACGAAAAGCCATTAGCGGGTCTGGAGTACTTTGATGCTCCAACAAGAGGTATATATAACCGTCACCGCTATTGCCTGCATTATCCAGCTTACAAGAAAATAATACATCGGAGATGCTGTTAGTTAGATCGGGTTCGATAAAACTTTCTTTCTCTAGCTTGAGAGTTTTAACATCTAGGATGCTCAGTATTTCTTGCGGTAAATGAGCTTCAATAAACTCATAAGCGACTATTGGATTCTCAAGAGCCTTACGAAATAGTTTATCATGTCTAGGTTTGTTATTGACGGTCATAATGTAAATTTTATAGGATTACGATGCATTTTTGTTGCTATGTTTGGATCGGGAACGGTGAGTTCGGAAGCCCCGTCTTTGTTTAACGCTTTAATATAACCTTTGGCAATTAGACTATTATGTATTTTTATTACCTCACTTACTGAAACTCCGAGTAATTTTGCTATTTGTGTACGGCTAATTTTAGTTGCATTCATTTTTTTACTTATATTGAATTTTATAATTCCAATACTAATTGTTTAAATTTATATAGTTCTTCCGACAAAGCGGCTTTTTTCATTTCAATAATAATTTTGGCTATAATATCACGATTTTCAGGTAAGTAATACCGCCTTGCAACTTGCAGCAAATCTTCTGTTTCTTTATGAAAATGATGTTCTTCTAAGGTATTGATATATTGATAAAATAAAGAAGACAAAGGGTGCTCTGAGAATGCCGCTAACGTATTTTGGTCGGTTTGAGTAAAATTCATAGTTTCTAACCTTTTTGTATGTTTGATCATTCATCTTTAAAAAATTCCATG contains:
- a CDS encoding DUF1398 family protein yields the protein MNDQQKQVAELCKQSAEDSSMDFPEIVKQLTQVGFDRYIVDFCGATITYYLPCGESIMLKTHKEKILVAEYFDIKSIQTAIKDAQMKVAGYTYNGFREQVMKAGCIGYIVSFLGERVVYFGRTGENHVEYFPK
- a CDS encoding Rpn family recombination-promoting nuclease/putative transposase, with the translated sequence MNRISPRVDVAFKKIFGVEENKDLLISLINSIVSNEDQVVDLTLLNPYNPQNFYRDKLSVLDIKAKGIDGKRFNIEIQISDEADYDKRALYYWAKLYTEQLRVAEDYSLLSKAIGIHILNFVSIPDAAKYHNVFHITEKDSGLLYFKDLELHTIELKKFADNSNEELSDILTKVKNSLDVWLAFLTRNDLLKTDNLPKILDNPELKKAINVLEVMNFTDAEREAYEEHLKWLRIEANTLKKYGEKAKAEGREEGRAEGEIKKAIEIAKKMLAKRKTIEEIMEFTDLPLAEIEKLKS
- the ltrA gene encoding group II intron reverse transcriptase/maturase, with translation MRKESDMINNKSPIIQLKLQSKAEKENLYEALCTNYVLYEGFCNVKKNQGAAGIDAQSIRDFEANLEIELERLKEELVNWTYQPQPVKRVEIPKLERGGVRLLGIPCVRDRVVQAAIKNLIEPLLDPHLSEYSYGFRPGKNQRQAIETAQQIMRERGKGIVVDIDLSKFFDRIHHDRLIARLSRQIPDKRILRLIGKILRGGIMEDGFVKPSKEGAVQGSPLSPLLSNVVLDELDKELERRGLEFCRFADDCNIFVKSIKSGRRVMDSMSRFIEKKLRLVVNEEKSRVAPTSQVSFLGMTLVEGIIAISRKSILKAMKKVKDLTPRGTHCTLVETIEEINKWYRGWSGYFLMTQYPSQLAAIEAHIRRRLRSRLIDQQKSRRNLFKKLIQRGVPRPTAAVAFTHKRRWALSQTRAMSKAFGNRWFIQEMRQFIRSHESYPHWLDRSKWVRLT
- the tmk gene encoding dTMP kinase, with translation MIKPNNYEVITVITKDKNTTTNSKLYDSSKAKFISFEGGEGCGKSTQCKMLYDSLQSFDIKVVLTREIGGVESSEAIRNIVVNRELLPMSELMLVMAARFEHVNKLILPKLREGYWVICDRFIDSTACYQGFAQGVGVEKIYRLHQDLMLNLMPDITFFIDVESTKALQRALSRNDVNKFEAKNLEFHWQVSQGFQQLAERYSSRIARIDADGLDPQEVHHKVIQLLSL
- a CDS encoding WGR domain-containing protein, with the translated sequence MQYRWLKNNKYYHIHLQLNLFGGTSVVCSWGSVNSKQGGYKIFFCSTQDEIDQILSYVTKRRKSRGYEYY
- a CDS encoding Rpn family recombination-promoting nuclease/putative transposase, which encodes MTVNNKPRHDKLFRKALENPIVAYEFIEAHLPQEILSILDVKTLKLEKESFIEPDLTNSISDVLFSCKLDNAGNSGDGYIYLLLEHQSTPDPLMAFRLFKYMINICDRYLIENPKNKHLPLIYPLVLYNGTKPYNVARNLWDLFNNKVLAKQFWTTDYQLVNVHDIPDEEFKKRIWSGILEFFLKHIHERQLLKRWQEIADILPEITKVSIGYDYIQMILYYTLTAIDQSDKIELEKMLITTLNKEKGAEIMTSLAQSWKEEGIEIGIQDGIKIGEKRGEARGEARGEARGIERTAINMLKQNLDIKLIASVTGMSTDELLKLQSKI